The following coding sequences lie in one Trueperaceae bacterium genomic window:
- a CDS encoding inositol monophosphatase — protein MNEFLDVAIAAAQAAGRIHRFYAADADKQVDTKANFADIVTKVDKLSEARIREVLSGAFPDHAILGEEGGEKGAAGATHRWIVDPLDGTTNYAARFPFYCVSVALEIEGTVEVGVVLDSVRDRLYTAVRGQGARVDGGPIAVTGTTELRQAVVSTGFNAVEDDIRENLGAFALGLREARAVRRAGAGALDLCLVACGSADAFWELTLNPWDVAAGTLIVREAGGKVTDENGAEYDIRHPALVASNGHLHGQLLDLLKRGGVRER, from the coding sequence ATGAACGAGTTCCTCGACGTAGCCATCGCGGCGGCGCAGGCGGCGGGGCGCATCCACCGCTTCTACGCCGCCGACGCCGACAAGCAGGTCGACACCAAGGCGAACTTCGCCGACATCGTCACCAAGGTGGACAAGCTCAGCGAGGCGCGCATCCGCGAGGTCCTGAGCGGGGCCTTCCCCGACCACGCGATCCTCGGCGAGGAGGGGGGAGAGAAGGGCGCCGCCGGAGCCACTCACCGCTGGATAGTCGACCCGCTGGACGGCACCACCAACTACGCGGCGCGCTTCCCGTTCTACTGCGTCTCGGTCGCCCTCGAGATCGAGGGCACGGTAGAGGTCGGGGTCGTGCTCGACAGCGTGCGCGACCGGCTCTACACGGCCGTGCGGGGCCAGGGCGCGCGCGTCGACGGCGGCCCGATCGCCGTCACGGGCACGACGGAGCTCCGACAGGCCGTCGTCTCGACTGGCTTCAACGCCGTCGAGGACGACATCCGCGAGAACCTGGGCGCCTTCGCCCTTGGCCTGAGGGAGGCGCGGGCGGTGAGGCGCGCCGGTGCGGGCGCGCTCGACCTCTGCCTGGTGGCATGCGGCAGCGCCGACGCCTTCTGGGAGCTGACGCTCAACCCGTGGGACGTGGCGGCCGGCACCCTCATCGTGCGGGAGGCGGGCGGCAAGGTCACGGACGAAAACGGCGCGGAGTACGACATCCGCCACCCCGCGCTCGTGGCCAGCAACGGCCACCTGCACGGGCAGCTGCTCGACCTGCTCAAGCGGGGAGGGGTTAGGGAGCGATGA
- a CDS encoding YihY/virulence factor BrkB family protein: protein MRVLHNYSLNRGPLLAAGLSFHSIFAAFAALWLGFSIGGLVLQAQPRLSNAVFEFINSAVPGLIDIGDGDGLVKASALLAAPVLSWTGAVASVGLLLTALGWLAATRAAIRTIFGLPGPRTNPLILRLQDVGHAFAFGLAVLVSAGLTLVGTRALGTFGAYFHWSATDLAARGLGLVVMFLFDTVALASLFRVLAGIPIPARRLLGGVLMGATGLGVLKVLGSRLLVASGSNPLLASFAAIIGLMIWFNLISQVILMSASWIAVGASDEGSSVGGRTGVDDRDTGPR from the coding sequence ATGCGCGTCCTGCACAACTACAGCCTGAACCGCGGACCGCTGCTGGCCGCCGGGCTGTCGTTCCACTCGATCTTCGCGGCGTTCGCCGCGTTGTGGCTGGGCTTCTCCATCGGCGGCCTCGTGCTCCAGGCGCAGCCGAGGCTCAGCAACGCTGTCTTCGAGTTCATCAACAGCGCGGTCCCCGGCCTGATAGACATCGGCGACGGCGACGGGCTCGTCAAGGCCAGCGCCCTCCTCGCGGCGCCGGTGCTGAGCTGGACGGGCGCGGTCGCCTCCGTCGGCCTCCTCCTCACCGCCCTCGGCTGGCTGGCCGCGACCCGCGCCGCCATCCGCACGATCTTCGGACTGCCCGGGCCAAGGACCAACCCCCTGATCCTGCGCCTACAGGACGTCGGACACGCCTTCGCGTTCGGCCTGGCTGTGCTCGTCTCCGCAGGGCTCACGCTCGTGGGCACCCGGGCGCTCGGGACCTTCGGCGCCTACTTCCATTGGTCGGCCACGGACCTCGCCGCCCGCGGACTCGGCCTCGTCGTGATGTTCCTCTTCGACACCGTTGCGCTGGCGAGCCTGTTCCGCGTGCTGGCGGGCATCCCCATCCCAGCCAGACGCCTGCTCGGCGGCGTGCTGATGGGCGCCACCGGCCTCGGGGTCCTCAAAGTGCTGGGGAGCCGTCTGCTGGTCGCCTCCGGGAGCAACCCGCTGCTCGCGTCCTTCGCGGCCATCATCGGCCTGATGATCTGGTTCAACCTCATCTCGCAGGTCATCCTGATGTCGGCTTCCTGGATCGCCGTCGGCGCCAGCGACGAGGGCAGCAGCGTCGGCGGTCGCACGGGCGTGGACGACCGGGACACAGGCCCAAGATGA
- a CDS encoding MmcQ/YjbR family DNA-binding protein, whose amino-acid sequence MTTKAQLRKTALSLPEVEEGTHFGALAFKVRGKGFVSLTNDGFVQLALTDELTEQALTRFPSAERITRSGKAIGVRVPLAAVNGMELNSLVEKSWLSKAPAALVKARLAAHGGAAGTGARALPKSIGRPATRALLAAGIGSLNDVARRSESELLGLHGVGPKAVRLLRESLAEHGLAFKSF is encoded by the coding sequence ATGACGACCAAAGCGCAACTCCGCAAGACCGCCCTCTCACTGCCGGAGGTCGAAGAGGGCACGCACTTCGGCGCGCTCGCGTTCAAGGTGCGAGGCAAGGGGTTCGTGTCGCTGACCAACGATGGGTTCGTGCAACTCGCGCTGACGGACGAGCTCACCGAGCAGGCCCTGACGCGCTTCCCCAGCGCCGAGAGGATCACGCGCTCGGGCAAGGCGATCGGCGTGCGGGTCCCACTGGCCGCCGTCAACGGCATGGAGCTGAACTCGCTCGTGGAGAAGTCGTGGCTGAGCAAGGCGCCCGCGGCGCTCGTGAAGGCACGACTGGCCGCGCATGGCGGCGCGGCCGGGACGGGTGCGCGTGCCTTGCCTAAGAGCATAGGGAGACCGGCGACGCGGGCCCTGCTGGCGGCCGGCATCGGCTCTCTTAACGATGTGGCACGGAGATCGGAGTCGGAGTTGCTTGGCCTGCACGGCGTCGGCCCTAAGGCCGTCCGCTTGCTGCGAGAGTCCTTGGCCGAGCACGGCTTGGCGTTCAAGAGCTTCTAG
- a CDS encoding ornithine cyclodeaminase family protein: MPEELLTALTTHSPSVGRNGSSAESVATPQFVTGEQVAALLDMGTCIGLMRTALIALGTGQARQMVRPVLRLDERNVLGMMPAYDPEAGVAGVKVLSVFPENYQRGRPSHQGLILLFDARTGAVKAIVDAEEVTAVRTAAASAAATDALARTDATRLAILGTGVQARQHLKAMARVRELSALTVWDRRSERVEAFAQYAREQTGLPVTACARVADATAAADIICTVTAATEPILFASDVKPGAHVNAVGSCTPKARELASDLVAAGRVFVDWLPAALEEAGDLLLAIADGAVTERHVLGEVGSVLAGDLPGRTGPTEITVFESLGQAVQDLLAADHVFAALQSGSGREPSA; the protein is encoded by the coding sequence ATGCCAGAAGAGTTACTGACAGCGCTAACCACGCATTCGCCCAGCGTGGGCCGGAACGGCTCGAGCGCCGAGTCCGTCGCTACGCCCCAGTTCGTCACCGGCGAGCAGGTCGCGGCGCTGCTAGACATGGGCACCTGCATCGGCCTCATGCGGACCGCCCTCATCGCGCTCGGCACGGGCCAGGCGCGGCAGATGGTCCGCCCAGTCTTGCGCCTCGACGAACGCAACGTCCTAGGGATGATGCCCGCCTACGACCCGGAAGCCGGGGTCGCGGGCGTCAAGGTCCTGAGCGTCTTCCCCGAGAACTACCAGCGGGGGCGGCCGTCGCACCAAGGGCTGATCCTGCTGTTCGACGCGAGGACTGGCGCAGTCAAGGCCATCGTCGATGCCGAGGAGGTCACCGCCGTACGGACCGCCGCCGCTTCGGCCGCGGCGACCGACGCGCTGGCTAGGACCGACGCGACCCGACTCGCCATCCTCGGCACCGGCGTGCAGGCGCGCCAGCACCTGAAGGCCATGGCGCGCGTCAGGGAGCTGAGCGCGCTGACCGTATGGGACCGCCGCTCCGAGCGCGTCGAGGCCTTCGCCCAGTACGCGCGCGAGCAGACCGGACTCCCGGTGACGGCCTGCGCACGCGTGGCAGACGCGACGGCAGCGGCCGACATCATCTGCACCGTCACTGCCGCCACGGAGCCGATCCTCTTCGCCTCCGACGTGAAACCTGGCGCCCACGTCAACGCCGTCGGCTCGTGCACCCCCAAGGCGCGCGAGCTGGCGAGCGACCTGGTCGCCGCCGGCAGGGTCTTCGTGGACTGGCTGCCGGCAGCCCTCGAGGAGGCGGGCGACCTCCTGCTCGCCATCGCGGATGGCGCGGTCACGGAGCGCCACGTGCTCGGCGAGGTCGGGAGCGTCCTGGCCGGGGACCTGCCCGGCAGGACGGGCCCGACCGAGATAACCGTCTTCGAGTCGCTCGGCCAGGCGGTGCAGGACCTGCTGGCCGCCGATCACGTGTTCGCCGCGCTGCAGAGCGGCTCTGGAAGGGAGCCGTCCGCATGA
- a CDS encoding dipeptidase, with amino-acid sequence MKHPALTDAQLDHARALHENSIVIDMLFQGPIGTYSLPEELEGELLALAQGARPGDEAEQVRYAGELVRRWYTNGKLADLYEECWTKSGITAACRQLSIRTQDSLMLSIVSVQEEFDHKPWLVKARTAAEIERAHANGQRAGIVTSQEAEGYGKDLGLLELAYDFGLRVQQLTYNNHNLIGAGCMEPNDAGLSRFGMKFVAKCDELGVVVDTSHCGRQTTLDACARSERPVVATHTGASAVYAHDRCKSDAEIRAIAETGGVIGVFAMPWFVAPDPHNSTLDHVLDHVDHIVDLVGIDSVGIGTDWPMPQTKWMALEFKRLIAPTIGFAPGDGPSTEWIHGLKDYREFPNVTAGLLARGYGDEDAAKVLGGNWLRVLREVCG; translated from the coding sequence ATGAAGCATCCGGCGCTCACCGACGCCCAACTCGACCACGCCCGCGCCCTGCACGAGAACAGCATCGTCATCGACATGCTCTTCCAGGGCCCGATCGGCACCTACTCCCTGCCGGAGGAGCTCGAGGGCGAGCTCCTGGCGCTCGCGCAAGGCGCGCGCCCGGGCGACGAGGCCGAGCAGGTGCGCTACGCCGGCGAGCTGGTCCGCCGCTGGTACACGAACGGCAAGCTCGCGGACCTGTACGAGGAGTGCTGGACCAAGAGCGGCATCACGGCCGCGTGCCGCCAGCTCTCCATCCGGACGCAGGACTCGCTCATGCTCAGCATCGTCAGCGTCCAGGAGGAGTTCGACCACAAGCCCTGGCTCGTCAAGGCGCGCACGGCCGCAGAGATCGAGCGGGCGCACGCGAACGGCCAGCGCGCGGGGATCGTCACCAGCCAGGAGGCGGAAGGGTACGGCAAGGACCTGGGGCTCCTCGAGCTCGCCTACGACTTCGGTCTGCGGGTCCAGCAGCTCACGTACAACAACCACAACCTGATCGGCGCCGGCTGCATGGAGCCGAACGACGCCGGCCTCAGCCGCTTCGGGATGAAGTTCGTGGCCAAGTGCGACGAGCTCGGCGTCGTCGTCGACACGTCGCACTGCGGGCGGCAGACGACGCTCGACGCGTGCGCCCGCTCGGAGCGACCCGTGGTGGCCACGCACACGGGCGCCTCCGCCGTTTACGCGCACGACCGCTGCAAGAGCGACGCCGAGATACGTGCCATCGCGGAGACGGGCGGCGTCATCGGCGTCTTCGCCATGCCGTGGTTCGTGGCACCGGACCCACATAACTCCACCCTCGACCACGTGCTCGACCACGTCGATCACATCGTCGACCTCGTCGGCATCGACAGCGTCGGCATCGGCACCGACTGGCCCATGCCGCAGACGAAGTGGATGGCTTTGGAGTTCAAGCGCCTGATAGCGCCGACGATCGGCTTCGCTCCGGGTGACGGGCCCTCGACGGAGTGGATCCACGGCCTGAAGGACTACCGCGAGTTCCCCAACGTCACCGCCGGCCTGCTTGCCCGCGGGTACGGCGATGAGGACGCCGCCAAGGTCCTGGGCGGCAACTGGCTGAGGGTACTGCGGGAGGTGTGCGGCTGA
- a CDS encoding ABC transporter substrate-binding protein encodes MKRSNENMTTAPTPHHAPRRRPTFALPALFAVLLAFTSATAQNATPTELVVAVTAIGNTLDPAVANFANTTTAMGHVYDRIIGIDANFEFAPAVATSWEFVDATTFKLTVGDGFVFHNGVPLTVQDVVFSIERLRDVPRLASVMNNIASTEVTGESEVTIKLVAPNSSTIRALMAAAHVLNEAYSKTPGVDFANKPIGTGPYVVSNFVPGDRLELTAWADYPFAAPAIPRIVFRTIPEDANRYIAAETGEAQFAAITYHDLARAESNPRLNVIQQKTTNTAFISMNTQKAPFDNTNVRLAMAYATDKEGLAVVQGGSTVIYSMTPPMFSTYYASPNLPTFDLEKARQLLEAEGYGPSNPLRFDMWTYGGNTSVAETYQALLSAIGVEMSIKNFEFGVFLEGMARGEYQMLSGSWNNITGDPMSALENYWSGSFGSQNISFFQNARADELYELAKGTVDESVLIDAAREVQEIAAAEMPIIPTFSTLAMFAFDARLVGVETYPSSLYSFRNARFE; translated from the coding sequence GTGAAACGGAGCAACGAGAACATGACGACAGCCCCTACGCCCCACCATGCACCTCGCAGGCGGCCCACCTTCGCTCTGCCGGCCCTCTTCGCCGTCCTGCTCGCCTTCACGAGCGCGACCGCGCAGAACGCCACGCCTACGGAGCTGGTGGTCGCCGTCACCGCCATCGGCAACACGCTCGACCCGGCCGTCGCGAACTTCGCCAACACCACGACCGCCATGGGCCACGTCTACGACCGGATCATAGGCATCGACGCGAACTTCGAGTTCGCTCCCGCCGTGGCGACGAGCTGGGAGTTCGTGGACGCCACGACGTTCAAGCTGACCGTCGGGGACGGCTTCGTCTTCCACAACGGCGTGCCTCTCACCGTCCAGGACGTCGTGTTCTCGATCGAGCGCCTGCGCGACGTACCGCGGCTCGCCTCGGTGATGAACAACATCGCCTCGACCGAGGTGACGGGCGAGTCCGAGGTCACCATCAAGCTGGTGGCACCGAACAGCTCCACCATCCGCGCGCTGATGGCCGCCGCGCACGTCCTCAACGAGGCGTACAGCAAGACGCCGGGCGTGGACTTCGCCAACAAGCCCATCGGCACCGGTCCGTACGTCGTCAGCAACTTCGTGCCGGGCGACAGGCTCGAACTGACGGCATGGGCCGACTACCCGTTCGCCGCGCCCGCCATCCCCCGCATCGTGTTCAGGACCATCCCCGAGGACGCCAACCGGTACATCGCCGCCGAGACGGGTGAGGCGCAGTTCGCCGCCATCACGTACCACGACCTGGCGCGCGCCGAGAGCAACCCGCGCCTGAACGTCATCCAGCAGAAGACCACCAACACCGCCTTCATCTCCATGAACACCCAGAAGGCGCCGTTCGACAACACCAACGTCAGGCTCGCCATGGCGTACGCCACCGACAAGGAAGGCCTGGCGGTCGTCCAGGGCGGCTCGACCGTGATCTACAGCATGACTCCCCCCATGTTCTCCACCTACTACGCCTCCCCTAACCTGCCGACCTTCGACCTGGAGAAGGCCAGGCAGCTGCTCGAGGCCGAAGGCTACGGGCCGTCCAACCCGCTCAGGTTCGACATGTGGACGTACGGCGGCAACACGTCCGTGGCCGAGACGTACCAGGCGCTGCTCAGCGCCATCGGGGTCGAGATGAGCATCAAGAACTTCGAGTTCGGCGTCTTCCTCGAGGGGATGGCGCGCGGCGAGTACCAGATGCTGTCGGGCTCGTGGAACAACATCACGGGCGACCCGATGAGCGCGCTCGAGAACTACTGGAGCGGGAGCTTCGGCTCGCAGAACATCTCCTTCTTCCAGAACGCGCGCGCCGACGAGCTGTACGAGCTGGCCAAGGGCACCGTCGACGAGTCCGTGCTGATCGACGCCGCCCGCGAGGTGCAAGAGATCGCGGCCGCCGAGAT